A region of Nitrospinota bacterium DNA encodes the following proteins:
- a CDS encoding ABC transporter ATP-binding protein, protein MLKVMGVDAFYGDMQALWDVSFEAEKGEIVALLGANGAGKSTCLSVISGLLRPASGAVEFDGIRLDQIPADKIPRLGVAHAPEGRRLFADMTVEENLAMGSLSPEARRKRKETMEWVYALFPRLRERMKQAAGTLSGGEQQMVAVGRGLMSLPKLFMLDEPSLGLAPLLVKEIFRIIKVINESGVTVLLVEQNVKHSLAICHRAYVLENGRVTLSGPGRELAENAHVKEAYLGL, encoded by the coding sequence ATGCTTAAGGTGATGGGGGTGGACGCGTTCTACGGCGACATGCAGGCGTTGTGGGACGTTTCGTTCGAGGCGGAGAAGGGGGAAATAGTGGCCCTTCTGGGGGCCAACGGCGCGGGCAAGTCCACCTGCCTTAGCGTGATATCCGGCCTTCTGCGCCCGGCCAGCGGCGCCGTGGAGTTCGACGGGATCCGGCTGGACCAAATCCCGGCGGATAAAATACCACGCCTGGGAGTGGCCCACGCGCCAGAAGGAAGAAGGCTATTCGCCGACATGACCGTGGAGGAGAACCTTGCCATGGGCTCCCTTTCCCCCGAAGCGCGGCGAAAAAGGAAAGAGACCATGGAATGGGTATATGCCCTGTTTCCAAGGCTCCGGGAACGGATGAAACAGGCCGCTGGCACCTTGAGCGGAGGGGAACAGCAAATGGTGGCCGTGGGCAGGGGGCTAATGTCCCTTCCAAAGTTATTCATGCTAGATGAGCCCTCGTTGGGCCTGGCTCCGCTCCTGGTGAAGGAGATTTTCCGCATCATAAAAGTTATTAACGAAAGCGGGGTCACCGTTCTTCTTGTGGAGCAGAACGTTAAGCACAGCCTGGCCATCTGCCACCGGGCTTACGTGCTGGAGAACGGGCGGGTCACATTAAGCGGGCCGGGCCGGGAGCTGGCCGAGAACGCTCACGTTAAAGAGGCTTATCTGGGGCTATAG
- a CDS encoding CBS domain-containing protein, whose translation MLINDWMTKNVITADDEMSIMQASAIMRSKSIRYLPIVDAAGRLAGVVTDRDLKAAAPSKATSLDVFELHYLLANVEVKEIMTRNVIWARPSETVELAAVLMIDNKISGMPVVDTEMRVVGVITQVDIFRALVTITGAYQDGVQFALNLDDRPGSLKEAADEIRAHGGRIVSVLTHYPNAGGGLREVYFRIHRVEPPKLAELKEALASKFRLLNVVEDFVEETRRRRKK comes from the coding sequence ATGCTGATAAACGACTGGATGACCAAAAACGTGATAACGGCGGACGACGAGATGTCCATAATGCAGGCGTCGGCCATCATGAGAAGCAAGAGCATCCGTTACCTGCCAATAGTGGACGCCGCGGGCAGGCTTGCCGGAGTTGTGACCGACAGGGATTTGAAGGCGGCGGCCCCTTCCAAGGCCACCTCGCTGGACGTGTTCGAGCTCCACTACCTGCTGGCCAATGTGGAGGTTAAAGAGATAATGACCCGCAACGTGATATGGGCCCGCCCGTCGGAGACTGTGGAGTTGGCGGCGGTGCTGATGATAGACAACAAGATTTCGGGCATGCCGGTGGTGGACACGGAAATGAGGGTGGTGGGGGTCATCACCCAGGTGGATATTTTCAGGGCGCTGGTGACAATCACCGGAGCGTACCAGGACGGCGTGCAGTTCGCCTTGAACCTCGATGACCGGCCGGGCTCTTTAAAAGAAGCGGCGGACGAGATACGGGCTCACGGTGGAAGGATCGTTAGCGTGTTGACGCATTACCCAAATGCGGGAGGGGGGCTCAGGGAGGTCTATTTCCGCATCCACCGGGTGGAGCCGCCGAAGCTTGCTGAACTGAAGGAGGCGCTGGCTTCTAAATT